One window of Microtus pennsylvanicus isolate mMicPen1 chromosome X, mMicPen1.hap1, whole genome shotgun sequence genomic DNA carries:
- the Emd gene encoding emerin isoform X2, whose protein sequence is MDDYAVLSDTELAAVLRQYNIPHGPIVGSTRKLYEKKIFEYETQRRRLSPPNSSSSSFSYRFSDSASVDSDMYDLPKKEDALLYQSKDYNDDYYEESYLTTRTYGEPESVGMSKSFRQPGTSLADTHAFHHQGTPHLWPRQCLPKHRTLPSHFQCLQELPGLILLSYILHLFCVLLFIFSHFVACPTCHQARKAGPCCCSGPGSPRSTLGSAIALPGLCCFSALCLLLHTS, encoded by the exons ATGGACGACTATGCGGTTTTGTCCGACACTGAGCTGGCCGCCGTCCTTCGCCAGTACAACATCCCGCATGGGCCTATCGTGG GCTCCACTCGCAAGCTCTACGAAAAGAAAATCTTTGAGTATGAGACCCAGAGACGGAGGCTCTCGCCCCCCAactcatcatcatcttcattctCCTATCGATTCTCAG ATTCAGCCTCAGTGGACTCAGACATGTACGATCTGCCCAAAAAAGAGGACGCCTTACTTTACCAGAGCAAGG ACTATAATGACGACTACTATGAGGAGAGTTATTTGACTACCAGGACATATGGGGAGCCCGAGTCTGTGGGCATGTCCAAGAGCTTCCGCCAGCCGGGGACCTCACTGGCAGATACTCACGCCTTTCATCACCAG GGAACGCCCCATCTATGGCCGAGACAGTGCCTACCAAAGCATCGCACACTACCGTCCCATTTCCAATGTCTCCAGGAGCTCCCTGGGCTTATCCTATTATCCTACATCCTCCACCTCTTCTGtgtcctcctcttcatcttctcccACTTCGTGGCTTGCCCGACGTGCCATCAGGCCAGAAAAGCAGGCCCCTGTTGCTGCTCTGGGCCAGGATCGCCACGTTCCACTCTGGGGTCAGCTATTGCTCTTCCTGGTCTTTGCTGCTTTTCTGCTCTTTGTTTACTACTCCATACAAGCTGA
- the Emd gene encoding emerin isoform X1, with the protein MDDYAVLSDTELAAVLRQYNIPHGPIVGSTRKLYEKKIFEYETQRRRLSPPNSSSSSFSYRFSDSASVDSDMYDLPKKEDALLYQSKDYNDDYYEESYLTTRTYGEPESVGMSKSFRQPGTSLADTHAFHHQVRDDIFSSSEEEGKDRERPIYGRDSAYQSIAHYRPISNVSRSSLGLSYYPTSSTSSVSSSSSSPTSWLARRAIRPEKQAPVAALGQDRHVPLWGQLLLFLVFAAFLLFVYYSIQAEEGNPFWMDP; encoded by the exons ATGGACGACTATGCGGTTTTGTCCGACACTGAGCTGGCCGCCGTCCTTCGCCAGTACAACATCCCGCATGGGCCTATCGTGG GCTCCACTCGCAAGCTCTACGAAAAGAAAATCTTTGAGTATGAGACCCAGAGACGGAGGCTCTCGCCCCCCAactcatcatcatcttcattctCCTATCGATTCTCAG ATTCAGCCTCAGTGGACTCAGACATGTACGATCTGCCCAAAAAAGAGGACGCCTTACTTTACCAGAGCAAGG ACTATAATGACGACTACTATGAGGAGAGTTATTTGACTACCAGGACATATGGGGAGCCCGAGTCTGTGGGCATGTCCAAGAGCTTCCGCCAGCCGGGGACCTCACTGGCAGATACTCACGCCTTTCATCACCAG GTGCGTGAtgatattttctcttcttcagaaGAGGAGGGCAAGGATAG GGAACGCCCCATCTATGGCCGAGACAGTGCCTACCAAAGCATCGCACACTACCGTCCCATTTCCAATGTCTCCAGGAGCTCCCTGGGCTTATCCTATTATCCTACATCCTCCACCTCTTCTGtgtcctcctcttcatcttctcccACTTCGTGGCTTGCCCGACGTGCCATCAGGCCAGAAAAGCAGGCCCCTGTTGCTGCTCTGGGCCAGGATCGCCACGTTCCACTCTGGGGTCAGCTATTGCTCTTCCTGGTCTTTGCTGCTTTTCTGCTCTTTGTTTACTACTCCATACAAGCTGAAGAAGGCAACCCTTTCTGGATGGATCCCTGA